From a single Raphanus sativus cultivar WK10039 chromosome 3, ASM80110v3, whole genome shotgun sequence genomic region:
- the LOC108846909 gene encoding probable transcriptional regulator RABBIT EARS — MRSYVCVMERDKSSMSMKLRPVATRQSLWPFGRDRAFAEIEEYGGGGGCMWPPRSYTCSFCGRDFKSAQALGGHMNVHRRDRARLKQQSLSSSSTEQATPLDCDHQQQVQKQHEVLDVGPKFPFQGDSRKPSGTKREISDVGNSNVLESSMKRFEHYNDDVQTDLSIGLLSSEFDPRQKQLINGFSKKAKTDVTRLPVMLGLVIGVSKINGHHEELDLELRLGAHPPKIN; from the coding sequence atGCGTTCGTATGTGTGTGTGATGGAGAGAGATAAAAGCTCGATGTCGATGAAGCTCAGACCGGTGGCGACGAGACAATCGCTCTGGCCATTTGGGAGAGATAGAGCGTTTGCGGAGATTGAGGAATATGGCGGTGGAGGTGGTTGCATGTGGCCGCCTAGGTCTTACACTTGCAGCTTTTGCGGGAGAGATTTCAAGTCGGCGCAAGCACTAGGTGGTCATATGAACGTTCATCGAAGAGACAGAGCTCGTCTTAAACAACAATCATTGTCATCTTCATCAACTGAACAAGCCACGCCTCTTGACTGTGATCATCAACAACAAGTACAAAAACAACATGAAGTTCTTGACGTGGGACCGAAGTTTCCCTTCCAAGGAGATTCAAGAAAGCCTAGTGGAACTAAGAGAGAGATAAGTGATGTTGGTAATAGTAATGTTCTTGAAAGTTCTATGAAAAGATTTGAGCATTACAATGATGATGTCCAGACTGATTTATCTATCGGCCTATTGAGTTCTGAGTTCGATCCTCGGCAGAAGCAATTAATCAACGGATTTTCCAAGAAGGCAAAGACTGATGTCACAAGATTGCCAGTGATGCTAGGTTTGGTCATCGGAGTATCCAAGATCAACGGTCATCACGAGGAGTTGGATCTTGAGCTAAGGCTAGGAGCTCATCCGCCAAAGATTAACTag